Proteins encoded within one genomic window of Besnoitia besnoiti strain Bb-Ger1 chromosome II, whole genome shotgun sequence:
- a CDS encoding SAG-related sequence (encoded by transcript BESB_033760), with the protein MRLSRNSLGFLGTAAAISALFASLISEISYCEPAGGKDETAKAVPACDSKTQGQEELLLTLDSSKAEISFLCSVEHSAVLEPATPPDSVYLTKECANPTVLKAVFPNASFSQSSSEQKSPVTPITYTLKVPLEERKQQDLYYLCKITKQSSPVLGHRTGSDPLETTTTCRVHIAVIPPKEPEAPTATECTSGSVTATVSLSSPLAFKCGREMVLKPESVTDVFDDSDGKCEKRVALKSLLEAELEQAQPARDGYKLQVKETPGHDVAFCYRCVKPAVSSNTDSLSPTRGADTKNEECLLKISVKGSAGASAARGAVWTMSAFMAWQFSYGLFSSWM; encoded by the coding sequence ATGCGGCTCTCACGCAACTCATTGGGGTTCCTCGGAACCGCTGCTGCCATATCTGCACTTTTCGCAAGTCTGATATCAGAAATCTCCTATTGCGAACCTGCCGGCGGCAAGGACGAGACCGCGAAGGCAGTGCCAGCGTGCGATAGCAAAACGCAGGGCCAAGAAGAACTACTGCTGACTCTCGACAGTAGCAAAGCGGAGATCTCTTTTCTGTGCAGCGTGGAACACTCTGCTGTGCTCGAGCCTGCTACGCCTCCTGATAGTGTCTACTTGACGAAAGAATGCGCCAATCCGACAGTCCTGAAGGCTGTGTTCCCCAACGCCTCGTTCTCGCAGTCTAGTTCGGAGCAAAAGTCGCCGGTTACCCCGATAACCTACACCCTGAAAGTACCCCTGGAGGAACGGAAACAGCAGGATCTGTATTACTTATGCAAAATCACCAAACAGTCGAGTCCGGTCCTTGGCCACAGAACAGGTAGTGATCCGCTGGAGACCACGACGACGTGCAGGGTTCACATCGCTGTAATTCCACCGAAGGAACCCGAAGCTCCCACAGCAACCGAGTGCACATCTGGGTCCGTCACGGCCACTGTATCCCTGTCTAGTCCGCTTGCGTTCAAATGTGGTAGGGAGATGGTGCTGAAACCTGAATCCGTCACAGACGTCTtcgacgacagcgacggcaAGTGCGAAAAGCGTGTCGCCCTGAAGAGCCTCTTGGAGGCTGAGTTGGAGCAAGCGCAACCTGCGAGAGATGGATATAAGCTTCAAGTTAAGGAAACGCCGGGACACGACGTCGCGTTCTGCTACCGGTGTGTGAAGCCAGCCGTCTCCTCAAACACAGACAGCTTGTCACCGACCCGAGGTGCTGACACCAAGAATGAGGAGTGTCTTCTCAAGATTTCCGTCAAGGGCAGTGCGGGGGCGTCAGCGGCTCGAGGAGCCGTGTGGACAATGTCTGCTTTTATGGCGTGGCAATTCTCCTACGGGTTGTTTTCTTCGTGGATGTAA
- a CDS encoding hypothetical protein (encoded by transcript BESB_033770), translating to MSALHISMAQFCVCVGVIAVICLTGPGRVYGEPPGAPPHSPDNGAQVCDQATGEEPEKRIQLTLDDEKEAVSFKCTADKTKVVLEPNPAKSNVYVGSDCSPASKKELQSELLSAELTESPEGDQGDNTVKTYTLRLSPEKRKEINLCYVCKITKASVGRSRGRSGPDVQETTVCQVHIAVKKPKAEQSGPDQPHASDPKTECRSGSVTATASKEKPLSFKCGDGMMLTPTSLTKVFDDKDERCEAETDLQSLFDGELEQGKLGDGTYTLNVKKPPANTTPICYQCVREAGGTDSSQVPPPRGAGMVDGKCLLKISVAGTSGISSSAGLSVRHLLSGGGVAAALLFMAV from the coding sequence ATGTCTGCCCTACACATTTCAATGGCACAGTTTtgtgtctgcgtcggcgtcaTCGCGGTTATATGCTTGACGGGACCAGGGCGGGTCTACGGCGAGCCGCCTGGTGCTCCGCCGCACTCACCGGATAACGGCGCCCAGGTTTGCGACCAGGCCACCGGCGAAGAACCAGAGAAACGAATTCAGCTCACCCTTGACGATGAGAAGGAGGCCGTTTCCTTCAAGTGCACCGCAGACAAGACGAAGGTGGTGCTTGAGCCGAACCCAGCGAAATCGAATGTTTACGTCGGTTCGGATTGTTCCCCCGCCTCAAAGAAAGAGTTGCAGTCTGAGCTTCTTAGTGCCGAACTAACGGAATCACCTGAAGGCGATCAGGGCGATAACACTGTGAAAACCTACACTCTACGTCTTTCTCCGGAGAAACGCAAGGAGATAAACCTCTGCTATGTATGCAAGATTACGAAGGCCTCGGTGGGTCGCAGCAGAGGTCGTTCCGGTCCGGATGTTCAAGAAACGACTGTCTGCCAAGTCCATATCGCCGTTAAAAAGCCCAAAGCAGAGCAAAGCGGTCCTGATCAACCGCACGCAAGTGACCCTAAAACGGAATGTCGAAGTGGATCTGTGACGGCAACTGCGTCCAAAGAAAAGCCCCTTAGTTTCAAGTGTGGGGATGGGATGATGCTGACGCCGACTTCACTAACTAAAGTCTTTGACGACAAGGACGAGAggtgcgaggcggagactgACCTGCAGAGCCTATTTGATGGTGAACTGGAACAAGGAAAATTAGGCGACGGCACATATACCCTCAATGTTAAGAAACCGCCTGCTAACACCACACCCATCTGCTACCAGTGCGTGCGAGAGGCCGGTGGCACTGACAGTAGCCAGGTGCCGCCCCCGCGAGGTGCTGGAATGGTGGATGGAAAGTGCCTGCTGAAGATTTCTGTTGCCGGAACATCCGGCATATCGTCTTCCGCAGGCCTTTCCGTAAGGCATCTTCTGAGTGGTGGAGGTGTCGCAGCGGCACTCCTTTTCATGGCTGTATGA